The following proteins are encoded in a genomic region of Sneathiella marina:
- the tilS gene encoding tRNA lysidine(34) synthetase TilS encodes MAESTLQQRFNQKLDSLIGLARERRLAVAVSGGSDSMALALLARHWAAENSVDLEILTVDHGLRPASKQEAVTVGGWMKLLDLPHASLVWDGPHPTSGIQNAAREARYRLMAAYCKARNIQVLLLGHQLEDQLETFLMRFSKGSGLEGLASMREESQQFGIRLLRPLLGFKRQELRDFLTEEKQSWLDDPSNENPQFTRTQIGPILSDLQALPGSSLETIALSVERVSRASIALQEVTTLRFDTFCRLSPYGFIQFPSDTIPGCPKEVGLRLLVLAISSVRGEHMPVKLQSLENIYERLFERETSVSETIAGVQISKFAKGWLVSREPGRRGLPEISLAGKTETVWDQRFQIIDTAAEKDRDPLLLIKRIGPIGWRHLQAANPSKAETELPAKVRNNLPAVWLGDRMVAAPLFSPVLDQSVIAKDRFKMVFKALI; translated from the coding sequence ATGGCGGAATCTACTTTACAGCAAAGATTTAATCAAAAACTGGACAGCCTCATCGGGCTGGCCCGGGAAAGACGGCTGGCAGTAGCCGTTTCAGGCGGGTCGGACAGCATGGCGCTGGCCTTGCTTGCCCGACACTGGGCAGCTGAAAATTCAGTTGATCTTGAAATTTTGACGGTGGATCACGGATTGCGACCGGCTTCGAAACAAGAAGCGGTCACTGTTGGGGGGTGGATGAAGCTCCTTGATTTACCCCATGCATCTCTTGTTTGGGACGGTCCGCATCCAACTTCAGGAATACAAAACGCAGCGCGGGAAGCGAGATATCGTTTGATGGCCGCATATTGCAAGGCGCGGAATATTCAGGTTCTTTTGCTAGGACATCAACTCGAGGATCAACTGGAAACTTTCCTGATGCGGTTCTCCAAGGGTAGCGGGCTGGAAGGGCTCGCTTCCATGAGAGAGGAAAGTCAACAGTTTGGTATTCGGCTGCTCCGGCCTCTTCTGGGATTTAAACGCCAGGAATTGCGTGACTTTTTGACAGAGGAGAAACAATCCTGGCTTGACGATCCAAGCAACGAAAACCCGCAATTTACGCGAACCCAGATAGGCCCCATTTTATCTGATTTGCAAGCTTTGCCCGGAAGCAGTCTTGAAACGATTGCCTTGTCTGTTGAAAGGGTATCCCGGGCGTCAATAGCCTTACAGGAAGTAACTACGCTGCGATTTGATACATTCTGTCGGTTAAGCCCATATGGATTTATCCAGTTTCCCTCTGATACCATCCCTGGCTGCCCGAAGGAAGTCGGGCTTCGGTTGCTGGTCCTGGCCATTTCATCCGTACGCGGGGAGCATATGCCCGTAAAATTGCAATCCCTGGAGAATATTTACGAACGACTGTTTGAAAGGGAAACGAGCGTATCGGAAACCATTGCTGGTGTACAAATCAGCAAATTCGCAAAAGGTTGGCTGGTGAGCCGGGAACCAGGTCGCCGCGGATTGCCGGAGATATCACTGGCGGGTAAAACAGAGACTGTCTGGGATCAACGATTTCAAATTATTGATACCGCCGCAGAAAAAGACCGTGATCCGCTGCTGTTGATCAAACGAATCGGGCCAATTGGATGGCGCCACCTGCAAGCGGCAAACCCCAGTAAAGCGGAGACGGAGCTGCCGGCGAAGGTCAGAAATAATCTACCAGCAGTGTGGCTGGGCGATAGAATGGTGGCTGCACCCCTATTTTCACCGGTTCTCGATCAGTCCGTCATTGCAAAGGACCGCTTCAAAATGGTATTCAAAGCCTTAATTTAA